The Calderihabitans maritimus region AACGTTGACTACCAGCAGACCGTTTTGAGTATTGTAAATAACCAGATCCCCCCGGTAGCGCGTGTCATTATAGCTAAATAGGTTCAATTGAGAGGTGTCCTTCTGAGTGAGAAAGAGAGGACCTTCGTAAGGTATTTCTTGTAATTGGCCGTTTACGGCAACCTTCAGGTTGAGCCCTTCTTTACGAATCGTCCAGATCTCGCCGGGGAGAGGAGAACCAATAGGTAAATTTAGGGCACCGTCCACCAGTTCATATTTTCCTTCTACCACGCGAAAACTCACGGCATCATTCCCCGAAGCCAGACGGACCCTGATAGGTACTATTTCTTCCGCACTGACCTTAAACTCACTCATAAAAAAAGAAATCAGCAGAAACCCTATTAACCATACTAACTTCTTTCGCTCCACTTTCATCTCTCCTCAAAAAGGCACTACCTGTTTTGGTTTCGACAAAAACGATAAGAGTCCTGCCGTTTCAGCCAGACTATTGGTGGTTAACTTTCTGCTTGCTACCGAATTTGGGGGGACGCTGCTTCAGTCTTCTCTTCTGAACTTTTTCAAGCTCCGGAGAAGCGGGCCTTCCTCGGCCAGGAGAGTAAACGTGTTTACCTGCCGCCGGTTTGGTCTGATACGGCCCCATTAGGTTATTCTGCTGCCCCAAATCATCATTCGTCCCGTAGTTGCTTTTTGGCGGAAAACCTTCCGGTTCCGTGCTCGCGCCATTATCGTGCCCGGTATCTTTTTTATTGATCATCCGGTGAAAATTCTTCTTCCAGTGGGCCCGCCTCATAACCTCGCCCACTTTACCCCCGGCCTCTTTAATGGCATGGGCCACACTTTTCTCCCGCATATCTTCAACCGTTACCTTTAGGCCGGAGGCCACGGCTTCCATAAAGATAGCGTATTTCCCCGGGGAAAGGCCTAATTTCCTGGCTTGAGCTCGATCTTCTGAAGTTAGGCGCACAGTTTCTACCAGAGCATCTACCTGTATTTCTTCCACCGTTTGCCTTGCGGTATTTCTAAGTTTTCTCTCTACTTTTTCAACCCATTCCTGTTCGGCTCCCCCAGGCGAAACTCCCAGAATTACCGTATTCTCCTGGTCCGGCTGGAAAAACCCTGCCCTTGCCGCCTCTTGGATAATCATGGCTATCGCTTTCTCCGCCACCCACCCTTTAAGTTTAAGACCTTCCAGCAGCCGCCTGCCGTCATCATTAAAGGCAGAAGCAGAAATAACTTTTTGCTGACGATTTAAGGCAATCTCTATACTAGGATTAATATCTACGCTCACAAAGGCTACTGCCTCCTGATTTACAGGCAGCCAGATAAAATGGGAAACAATCCCGGGCAATAGGAAGAAAAAGAGAACAGCCACTGCGACCAACAGTAATCTTCGACCAATCCCTCCGAACCTTACAGGTGTATTCCAATAAATCTCATCTCCAATTTCTCCCTTGACCAGGCGGGCAGAACGTTCGACAAATTCTCCGTCAGGCGTGAGTATTATAACTTTATCTCCTGTTTTTTCCAAAATCAGTCCTTTCCGTTCCTTTGTCTTCAACCGTCCTACCCCCTTTCAACTGTCGAATCAGTCTCTTTAAGATACTCTTTAAGGTAAGGAAATTCATCTACATAGATTAAGGCGATGGCTATTATGTACCTGCGGTGACGTTCCAAGGTCTTGCGACTAAATCTGGTTCTGATTTCCAGTTCCTTGAGCGGTAACATTTTATGGCGAAGAAAAGACTCCCGGAGAGAATCTTCCTCCGCTAAAATCCTTGCCGCCTCCATGGCTCTACGACGGGCACTCTTATGACGGGGCGATGAGCGGGCCAAATCCGGCAACGAGATACCAAACTCCTCTAATCTCTTCTTAAATAGGGCTATCTCTTCTTTTCGTTCACTCGCCTCCTGTTGCCGGTTAAAAATTTCAACGGCCTGTCGTTCCTGAAGAGATACGGGGAAGGAATCCGGATATCCTTCCTCTGTTTTTTCCGGGGAAATAAGAAATTCCCGTTGCCGTCGTCTTGTTTCCCGGCGAAGGTAATCGATCAATCGCCTCTTGATAACGGTTTCGGCGAAAGTCAAAAAATTAGTTTCCTGTCCTGGATCATATTGATCAATTGCTTCATTAAAAGCCATTAAGGCTATACTGCTTTCATCATCCTGTCCCAGCGCTACATATCTTCCCACACTTTCCGAAGCTACGCGC contains the following coding sequences:
- a CDS encoding anti-sigma factor domain-containing protein, translating into MKTKERKGLILEKTGDKVIILTPDGEFVERSARLVKGEIGDEIYWNTPVRFGGIGRRLLLVAVAVLFFFLLPGIVSHFIWLPVNQEAVAFVSVDINPSIEIALNRQQKVISASAFNDDGRRLLEGLKLKGWVAEKAIAMIIQEAARAGFFQPDQENTVILGVSPGGAEQEWVEKVERKLRNTARQTVEEIQVDALVETVRLTSEDRAQARKLGLSPGKYAIFMEAVASGLKVTVEDMREKSVAHAIKEAGGKVGEVMRRAHWKKNFHRMINKKDTGHDNGASTEPEGFPPKSNYGTNDDLGQQNNLMGPYQTKPAAGKHVYSPGRGRPASPELEKVQKRRLKQRPPKFGSKQKVNHQ
- the sigI gene encoding RNA polymerase sigma-I factor translates to METFDEDPYVLLHKARAGDRHAREEFTRRFTPFVLRVASESVGRYVALGQDDESSIALMAFNEAIDQYDPGQETNFLTFAETVIKRRLIDYLRRETRRRQREFLISPEKTEEGYPDSFPVSLQERQAVEIFNRQQEASERKEEIALFKKRLEEFGISLPDLARSSPRHKSARRRAMEAARILAEEDSLRESFLRHKMLPLKELEIRTRFSRKTLERHRRYIIAIALIYVDEFPYLKEYLKETDSTVERG